A single Methanocaldococcus bathoardescens DNA region contains:
- the rpa gene encoding single-strand DNA-binding protein Rpa, translating to MIGDYERFKKLKKKVAEALNISEEELDEMIKEKIKEFGGILLKDAALMMIAKEHGIDIDKKEEEEFLIKDIEEGQINVEITGVVTDVSDVKTFTRKDGTEGRYRKITIADKSGTIGMTLWDDLAEIDIKVGEVLKIKRARARKWGDRLELSSTSETKIEKLENYEGELPEIKDIYDIGELSPGMTATFEGEVISALPIKEFKKADGSLGRLKSFIVKDETGSIRVTLWDELTDIDVGRGDYVRVRGYVRNGYYGGLECTASNVEILKKGEKIESEEINVDDLPKYEDGELVTVKGRVIAISSKRSVDLDGEIAKVQDVLLDNGTGRVRVSFWRGKTALLENIKEGDLVRITNCRVKTYYDREGNKRADLVATADTEVVKDESIEAPEYELKYCKIEDIYNRDVDWNDINLIAQVVEDYGINEIEFENGIRKVRNLILEDGTGRIRLSLWDDLAEIEIREGDIIEILHAYAKERGDYIDLVLGKYGRIIINPEGVEIKSNRKFIADIEDGETVEVRGAVVKILSDNLFLYLCPNCKKRVVEIDGIYNCPICGDVEPEEILRLNFVVDDGTGTLLCRAYDRRVEKMLKMRREELKNLSIEMVEDEILGEEFVLYGNVRVENDELIIVVRRIGYVDVEKEIKILEEMEYSQSSN from the coding sequence ATGATAGGAGATTATGAGAGATTTAAAAAACTTAAAAAAAAGGTTGCCGAAGCATTGAACATTAGTGAAGAAGAATTGGATGAAATGATTAAAGAAAAAATTAAAGAATTTGGAGGGATATTGTTAAAAGATGCCGCTTTAATGATGATTGCAAAAGAACATGGTATTGATATTGACAAAAAAGAAGAGGAAGAGTTTTTAATTAAAGATATTGAAGAGGGGCAGATAAATGTTGAAATAACTGGGGTTGTTACAGATGTTTCTGATGTAAAAACATTTACAAGGAAAGATGGAACTGAGGGAAGATATAGGAAGATAACTATCGCTGACAAATCTGGAACAATTGGTATGACTTTGTGGGATGATTTAGCTGAGATAGATATTAAAGTTGGAGAGGTATTAAAAATAAAAAGAGCAAGGGCAAGAAAGTGGGGAGATAGATTAGAGCTTAGCTCAACATCCGAAACAAAGATTGAAAAATTAGAGAACTATGAAGGAGAACTTCCAGAGATTAAAGATATATATGATATTGGTGAGCTAAGCCCAGGGATGACAGCAACATTTGAAGGAGAAGTTATTTCAGCTTTACCAATAAAAGAATTTAAAAAGGCAGATGGTAGTTTAGGAAGATTAAAATCATTTATTGTTAAAGATGAAACAGGAAGTATAAGAGTTACCTTATGGGATGAGCTAACAGATATTGATGTTGGTAGAGGAGATTATGTTAGAGTTAGAGGATATGTAAGAAATGGCTACTATGGAGGGTTGGAATGCACAGCAAGTAATGTAGAGATATTGAAAAAAGGAGAGAAAATAGAGAGTGAGGAAATAAATGTTGATGATTTACCAAAATATGAAGATGGAGAATTGGTTACAGTTAAAGGTAGAGTTATAGCTATAAGCAGTAAAAGAAGTGTAGATTTGGATGGAGAGATAGCAAAAGTTCAGGATGTTTTGTTAGATAATGGCACTGGTAGAGTTAGAGTTTCGTTTTGGAGGGGTAAAACTGCTTTATTAGAAAATATAAAAGAAGGAGATTTGGTGAGAATAACAAACTGTAGAGTGAAGACATACTATGATAGAGAAGGGAATAAAAGGGCTGATTTAGTGGCAACTGCTGATACTGAAGTTGTTAAAGATGAGAGCATTGAAGCCCCAGAGTATGAGCTAAAATACTGCAAAATTGAAGATATCTATAACAGAGACGTTGATTGGAACGATATAAATTTAATAGCCCAAGTTGTTGAAGATTATGGCATTAATGAAATTGAATTTGAGAATGGCATTAGAAAAGTAAGGAATTTAATTTTAGAGGATGGAACTGGAAGAATAAGGTTGAGTTTATGGGATGATTTAGCTGAGATAGAAATTAGAGAGGGAGATATTATAGAAATTTTACATGCCTATGCCAAGGAGAGAGGAGATTATATAGATTTAGTTCTTGGAAAGTATGGAAGAATAATTATAAATCCAGAAGGGGTTGAAATAAAGAGTAATAGAAAGTTTATAGCCGATATTGAAGATGGGGAAACAGTTGAAGTTAGAGGAGCTGTTGTTAAAATATTGAGCGACAATCTTTTCCTTTATCTATGCCCAAATTGTAAAAAGAGGGTTGTGGAGATTGATGGAATCTATAACTGCCCTATTTGTGGAGATGTTGAACCAGAGGAAATTTTGAGATTAAATTTTGTTGTAGATGATGGAACAGGAACTTTATTGTGTAGGGCTTATGATAGAAGAGTTGAGAAGATGTTAAAAATGAGGAGAGAAGAGTTAAAAAATCTAAGTATAGAAATGGTAGAGGATGAGATTTTAGGGGAAGAATTTGTTCTATATGGAAATGTTAGGGTAGAGAATGATGAGTTGATTATAGTTGTTAGAAGAATTGGCTATGTAGATGTTGAGAAAGAAATAAAAATATTGGAGGAGATGGAATATAGTCAATCATCAAACTAA
- a CDS encoding RNA-guided endonuclease TnpB family protein, whose translation MRLSTSNGRIVIPLKPHKQFFKLLDNGWKVKAGFKLRINKEDGTATILIPLEKKITINDSFKTVYALDFNLDNITYGSFEEINTINTNLGKLTEKYSNIMSNIQEKFSYEGIHKQDKPLKRKGFILLKKFGNRLKNIREDKLKKLANKIAKELRDKDAVLVIEDLSSYFNQNIAKKSFKKIKHKLHNISAKKFLSYLKNKCLEFGVKVVEVNPSYTSVLCPNCGSKLAQLYRLIDERALPSRVMYCFECGFYADRDVIAVFNLIKRAWGVFRCPQKSNEPIAKETVFSMKLWVEDNLLPYFRFNTIRY comes from the coding sequence ATGAGGTTATCAACTTCGAATGGTAGGATAGTTATTCCTCTAAAACCTCACAAACAATTTTTTAAACTATTAGATAATGGCTGGAAGGTAAAAGCAGGGTTTAAATTGAGAATAAACAAAGAAGATGGAACTGCAACGATTTTAATTCCGTTAGAAAAGAAAATAACAATCAATGATAGTTTTAAAACTGTTTATGCGTTAGATTTTAATTTGGATAACATTACTTATGGTAGTTTCGAAGAGATAAATACTATAAATACAAATTTAGGAAAATTAACTGAAAAGTATTCTAACATTATGTCTAATATCCAAGAAAAATTTTCTTATGAAGGAATTCACAAACAAGATAAGCCGTTAAAGAGGAAGGGATTTATTTTGCTTAAAAAATTTGGTAATCGATTAAAAAATATCAGAGAGGATAAGTTAAAAAAATTAGCTAACAAAATAGCTAAAGAGCTTAGAGATAAAGATGCTGTTTTAGTTATCGAAGATTTATCATCTTATTTTAACCAAAATATAGCTAAAAAATCATTTAAAAAGATAAAACATAAATTGCATAACATTTCAGCTAAGAAATTTTTAAGTTATTTAAAAAATAAATGCTTAGAGTTTGGAGTTAAAGTTGTTGAGGTAAATCCATCCTATACTTCTGTCTTATGTCCAAATTGTGGTAGTAAATTAGCTCAACTTTATAGGTTAATCGATGAGAGGGCTCTGCCTTCGAGAGTCATGTATTGTTTCGAATGTGGATTTTATGCTGATAGGGATGTTATAGCTGTTTTTAATCTGATAAAAAGAGCTTGGGGGGTTTTCCGTTGTCCCCAAAAGTCCAATGAGCCCATAGCTAAGGAAACGGTGTTTTCGATGAAGCTATGGGTTGAGGACAATCTACTCCCATATTTTAGATTTAATACAATACGATATTAA
- a CDS encoding metal-dependent hydrolase, which translates to MITWYGHACFKVDNVLIDPFVPNPLCNLPYDEIMNGVDVIAVTHGHADHLGNAEELAKTYNVPVVTNHEISVYLSERGVCAEGMNIGGTIEINGAKLTMVKAEHSSDIAPNISGGVAAGFIINDRVYHAGDTGLFGDMELIGEIYAPQIALLPIGGRYTMGIDEALVAIELIYPEIVIPMHYNTFPLIEVDVNEFVKKAEALGVEVIVPKIGEPLDL; encoded by the coding sequence ATGATAACATGGTATGGACATGCATGCTTTAAAGTAGATAATGTTTTAATAGACCCATTTGTTCCAAATCCTTTATGTAATTTGCCTTATGATGAGATAATGAATGGAGTTGATGTAATAGCAGTAACTCATGGCCATGCAGATCACTTAGGAAATGCTGAAGAGTTAGCTAAAACCTACAATGTTCCAGTAGTAACGAACCATGAGATTAGTGTCTATTTATCAGAAAGAGGAGTTTGTGCAGAAGGAATGAACATTGGAGGAACTATTGAAATAAATGGAGCAAAATTAACAATGGTTAAAGCAGAACACTCATCAGATATAGCACCAAATATAAGTGGGGGAGTTGCTGCTGGATTTATTATAAATGATAGAGTGTATCATGCAGGAGATACTGGTTTATTTGGAGATATGGAACTAATTGGAGAGATTTATGCCCCACAAATAGCTTTATTGCCAATAGGTGGAAGATATACAATGGGAATAGATGAGGCGTTAGTAGCTATTGAGCTAATATATCCAGAAATAGTTATTCCAATGCACTACAACACTTTCCCATTAATTGAAGTTGATGTAAATGAGTTTGTAAAAAAAGCAGAAGCATTGGGAGTTGAGGTTATAGTTCCAAAGATTGGTGAGCCATTAGATTTATAA
- a CDS encoding CDC48 family AAA ATPase: protein MVKELKVAEAYQGDVGRGIARIDPYTMEELGLKPGDVIEIEGTKGKAYAIVYRGFLEDAGKGIIRIDGYLRQNAGVAIGDRVKVKKVELKEAKKVVLAPTQPIRFGPGFEDFVKRKIMGQVLSKGLKVTIGVLGTALTFVVVNTSPAGPVRVTDFTHVELKEEPVSEIKETKIPDVTYEDIGGLKEEVKKVREMIELPMRHPELFEKLGIEPPKGVLLVGPPGTGKTLLAKAVANEAGANFYVINGPEIMSKYVGETEENLRKIFEEAEENAPSIIFIDEIDAIAPKRDEATGEVERRLVAQLLTLMDGLKGRGQVVVIGATNRPNALDPALRRPGRFDREIVIGVPDREGRKEILQIHTRNMPLAEDVDLDYLADVTHGFVGADLAALCKEAAMRALRRVLPSIDLEAEEIPKEVLDNLKVTMDDFKEALKDVEPSAMREVLVEVPNVKWEDIGGLEEVKQELREAVEWPLKAKEVFEKIGVRPPKGVLLFGPPGTGKTLLAKAVANESGANFISVKGPEIFSKWVGESEKAIREIFRKARQSAPCIIFFDEIDAIAPKRGRDLSSAVTDKVVNQLLTELDGMEEPKDVVVIAATNRPDIIDPALLRPGRLDRVILVPVPDEKARLDIFKIHTRGMNLAEDVNLEELAKKTEGYTGADIEALCREAAMLAVRENIGKPWGIETALRDLINYLQSISGTFRGAAVELNSVIKATKERESAEAGEFSELKNAVGRIINVLSPAKEKIEAVEKEVDNFLEIINKEDLKPSEKDEANKLAKYLKDILGKLKEMIDNIYELENKLGSLSQQVSAEEIDEIIKTTQNIIHRFTTSLDELKNILKDIESIRLRVSTKDVKIKKEHFMKALEKIKPSVSKEDMRVYEKLAQEYGRATSVEKKKEEGREVI, encoded by the coding sequence ATGGTTAAAGAGCTAAAAGTCGCTGAAGCATATCAAGGAGATGTCGGGAGGGGTATTGCAAGAATAGACCCTTATACAATGGAAGAACTCGGCTTAAAACCAGGGGATGTTATTGAAATTGAAGGAACTAAGGGGAAAGCTTACGCTATAGTTTATAGAGGTTTCTTAGAAGATGCTGGAAAAGGAATTATTAGAATTGATGGTTACTTAAGGCAGAATGCTGGAGTAGCTATTGGAGATAGAGTAAAAGTTAAAAAAGTAGAGCTTAAAGAAGCAAAGAAAGTAGTTTTAGCCCCAACTCAACCAATTAGATTTGGTCCTGGATTTGAAGACTTTGTTAAGAGAAAGATAATGGGGCAAGTTTTAAGTAAAGGTTTAAAAGTTACCATTGGAGTTTTAGGGACTGCTTTAACATTTGTTGTTGTTAATACATCACCAGCAGGACCTGTTAGAGTAACTGACTTTACACACGTTGAGTTGAAAGAAGAGCCAGTTAGTGAAATTAAAGAAACTAAGATTCCAGATGTTACATATGAAGATATTGGTGGTTTGAAAGAGGAAGTTAAGAAAGTTAGAGAGATGATAGAGCTTCCAATGAGACATCCAGAGTTGTTTGAAAAGTTAGGAATTGAACCACCTAAGGGAGTTTTATTAGTTGGACCACCAGGAACTGGTAAGACATTATTGGCTAAAGCAGTTGCTAACGAAGCTGGAGCAAACTTCTATGTAATTAATGGTCCAGAAATAATGAGCAAATATGTTGGAGAAACAGAAGAGAATTTAAGAAAGATATTTGAAGAAGCTGAAGAGAATGCTCCAAGTATAATATTCATTGATGAAATTGACGCTATAGCCCCTAAAAGAGATGAAGCTACAGGAGAAGTTGAGAGAAGATTAGTTGCTCAGCTCTTAACCTTAATGGATGGATTGAAAGGAAGAGGACAAGTTGTTGTTATTGGAGCTACTAACAGACCAAATGCATTAGACCCAGCTTTAAGAAGACCAGGAAGATTTGATAGAGAGATTGTTATTGGAGTTCCAGATAGAGAAGGTAGAAAAGAAATCTTGCAAATACACACAAGAAACATGCCATTAGCTGAAGATGTTGATTTAGATTACTTAGCAGATGTAACACATGGATTTGTTGGGGCTGATTTAGCAGCTTTATGTAAAGAGGCAGCAATGAGGGCATTGAGAAGAGTATTGCCAAGTATTGACTTAGAGGCAGAAGAGATTCCAAAAGAAGTTTTAGATAACTTAAAAGTCACAATGGATGACTTCAAAGAGGCATTGAAGGATGTTGAGCCATCAGCAATGAGAGAGGTTTTAGTTGAAGTTCCAAATGTTAAGTGGGAAGATATCGGAGGATTAGAGGAGGTTAAGCAAGAATTAAGAGAGGCAGTAGAATGGCCTTTAAAAGCTAAGGAAGTATTTGAAAAAATAGGAGTTAGACCACCTAAGGGAGTATTGCTATTTGGACCACCAGGAACAGGTAAGACATTATTAGCTAAGGCTGTAGCTAACGAAAGTGGAGCAAACTTCATAAGCGTTAAGGGGCCAGAAATCTTCAGTAAGTGGGTAGGGGAAAGTGAAAAGGCAATAAGAGAGATATTCAGAAAAGCAAGACAGTCAGCACCATGTATAATATTCTTCGATGAGATTGATGCTATAGCACCAAAGAGAGGTAGAGATTTAAGTTCAGCAGTTACTGATAAAGTTGTCAACCAATTATTAACTGAATTGGATGGAATGGAAGAACCAAAGGATGTTGTTGTTATTGCTGCAACAAATAGACCAGATATCATTGACCCAGCTTTATTGAGACCAGGAAGATTAGATAGAGTTATATTAGTCCCAGTTCCAGATGAAAAGGCAAGATTGGATATATTCAAGATACACACAAGAGGTATGAACTTAGCCGAGGATGTCAACTTAGAAGAGTTAGCTAAGAAGACTGAAGGATACACTGGAGCTGATATAGAGGCATTGTGTAGAGAAGCAGCAATGTTAGCAGTTAGAGAGAATATAGGAAAACCATGGGGAATTGAGACAGCTTTAAGAGATTTAATCAACTACTTGCAGAGCATTTCAGGAACATTCAGAGGAGCGGCTGTAGAGTTAAACAGTGTCATTAAAGCTACAAAAGAGAGAGAATCTGCTGAAGCAGGAGAGTTTAGTGAGTTAAAGAATGCTGTTGGAAGGATAATTAATGTGTTATCACCAGCTAAGGAGAAAATTGAAGCTGTAGAGAAAGAAGTTGATAACTTCCTTGAAATTATAAACAAAGAGGACTTAAAACCATCAGAGAAAGATGAAGCTAATAAGTTAGCAAAATACTTAAAGGACATATTAGGCAAGTTAAAAGAAATGATAGACAACATCTACGAATTAGAGAACAAGTTAGGAAGCTTGTCACAGCAAGTTTCAGCTGAAGAGATTGATGAGATAATCAAAACAACACAAAATATCATACACAGATTCACAACATCATTGGATGAGCTCAAGAACATATTAAAGGATATTGAAAGCATAAGATTAAGAGTTTCAACAAAAGATGTCAAAATTAAGAAAGAACACTTCATGAAAGCTCTTGAAAAGATTAAACCATCAGTAAGTAAGGAAGACATGAGAGTTTATGAAAAGTTAGCTCAAGAATATGGAAGAGCCACATCAGTTGAAAAGAAAAAAGAAGAAGGTAGAGAAGTAATCTAA
- a CDS encoding metallophosphoesterase has protein sequence MKIVGITDLHGKLPPAVREFKDFADVLVVCGDITHFGKGIEVIEKLAELSDYMEVLCVPGNCDTKEVIDELNSFRLNIDGKVKKIDNINFVGIGGSNKTPFNTPNEYTEEEIYNKLINVAKNLKNIFLVSHAPPYNTMADIVDLDKDIHVGSKSIRKIIEDFNENIIFCACGHIHESRCIDKIGKTIVVNPSPKSYFVYNTKKNMVVLEDFAGL, from the coding sequence ATGAAAATTGTAGGAATTACTGATTTGCATGGAAAACTTCCTCCAGCAGTTAGAGAATTTAAAGATTTTGCTGATGTTTTGGTTGTTTGTGGGGATATAACACACTTTGGTAAAGGGATTGAAGTTATAGAGAAATTAGCTGAGTTATCAGATTATATGGAAGTTCTATGCGTTCCAGGAAATTGTGATACTAAAGAAGTTATAGATGAGTTAAATAGCTTTAGATTAAATATAGATGGAAAAGTGAAAAAGATAGACAATATAAATTTTGTTGGAATAGGGGGAAGTAATAAAACTCCCTTTAACACTCCAAATGAATACACTGAAGAAGAGATATATAATAAGCTTATAAATGTGGCTAAAAACTTAAAAAACATATTTTTAGTTAGCCATGCTCCTCCATACAATACAATGGCTGATATTGTTGATTTAGACAAAGATATTCACGTTGGAAGTAAAAGCATTAGAAAGATAATTGAAGATTTTAACGAAAATATAATATTCTGTGCTTGCGGACATATTCATGAAAGCAGATGTATAGACAAAATTGGAAAAACAATAGTTGTAAATCCATCTCCAAAAAGTTATTTTGTTTATAACACAAAAAAGAATATGGTTGTTTTAGAAGATTTCGCAGGGCTTTAA
- the gatA gene encoding Asp-tRNA(Asn)/Glu-tRNA(Gln) amidotransferase subunit GatA — protein MIVERVEEYLDRIEKINKDINALIEVNPDRVLEEAKKLEKDEKAKKKPLYGKIIAVKANINVEGYTISCASKTLENYIAPYDATVIEKIKENGGLIIGIANMDEFACGSSGETSYYGPTKNPKAEDRIPGGSSSGSAAAVAADLCDMALGSDTGGSIRNPASHCGVVGFKPSYGVVSRYGLCDLAMSFDQIGPLTKTAEDALLLTNIIKGKDFRDTTTVETKEFEKRDIKGFKVGVVKEFMEVADEKIRDKIEKGIEVFKDLGCEIVELSYKYVDLALPTYYLINYVEFFSSTRRYDGRRYGYKIEEVCGEEVLRRIMIGSMISQKEYSGKYYKNALRARNLMKNEMIKIMKDVDIIVSPTVPKLPHKLGEKLTPMEMYSYDVLTVPANICGLCAGVVPCGDINGIPVGLQIQGKPFEDEKVLSAMIAFEKAMQ, from the coding sequence ATGATTGTTGAGAGAGTTGAAGAGTATTTAGACAGAATAGAAAAAATTAATAAAGATATTAACGCATTAATAGAAGTGAATCCAGATAGAGTTTTAGAGGAAGCAAAAAAATTGGAAAAAGATGAAAAAGCTAAGAAAAAGCCATTATATGGAAAGATTATTGCAGTTAAAGCAAACATAAACGTTGAGGGCTATACAATATCATGTGCATCAAAGACTTTGGAAAATTACATTGCCCCTTACGATGCTACCGTTATAGAGAAGATTAAAGAAAACGGTGGATTGATAATAGGAATAGCAAATATGGATGAGTTTGCATGTGGTAGCTCTGGAGAAACCTCCTATTATGGTCCAACAAAAAACCCTAAAGCAGAGGATAGAATTCCTGGAGGAAGTTCTTCAGGAAGTGCTGCTGCAGTAGCTGCAGATTTGTGTGATATGGCTTTGGGTAGTGATACAGGAGGAAGTATTAGAAACCCTGCTTCACATTGCGGAGTTGTTGGATTTAAGCCAAGTTATGGAGTTGTTAGCAGATATGGTTTATGTGATTTGGCAATGAGTTTTGACCAAATAGGGCCTTTAACAAAAACAGCTGAAGACGCTTTATTATTAACAAATATCATTAAAGGAAAAGATTTTAGAGACACAACAACAGTAGAAACAAAAGAATTTGAGAAGAGAGACATCAAAGGCTTTAAAGTTGGAGTTGTTAAAGAATTTATGGAAGTTGCTGATGAGAAGATAAGAGATAAGATAGAGAAAGGTATTGAAGTCTTTAAAGATTTAGGATGTGAGATTGTTGAATTAAGCTATAAATATGTTGATTTAGCTCTACCAACTTACTATTTAATTAACTACGTTGAGTTCTTCTCATCCACAAGAAGATATGATGGAAGAAGATATGGATATAAAATAGAAGAAGTTTGTGGAGAGGAGGTTTTAAGAAGAATTATGATTGGTTCAATGATTAGCCAAAAAGAGTATAGCGGTAAATATTACAAAAACGCTTTAAGAGCAAGGAATTTAATGAAAAATGAGATGATTAAGATTATGAAGGATGTTGATATCATTGTTTCCCCAACAGTTCCTAAGTTACCACACAAATTAGGAGAAAAATTAACACCAATGGAAATGTATAGTTATGATGTCTTAACAGTTCCAGCCAATATCTGCGGTTTGTGTGCTGGAGTAGTTCCATGTGGAGATATAAATGGCATTCCAGTTGGATTGCAAATTCAAGGAAAGCCATTTGAAGATGAAAAGGTTTTAAGTGCAATGATTGCATTTGAAAAAGCAATGCAATAA
- a CDS encoding IS6 family transposase, giving the protein MKLAIDVIKERIEEKKLFKRNRKSIEVKILAGLLYYLGLSLRKTSLFLSQFESISHESVRVYYHKIKEVLNKPEKTVRRLIAIDETKLKVGDKNIYVWSAIDVESKECLGVYISKTRNYLDTILFVRSILKFCSNKPKILVDGGKWYPWALQKLGLKFERVRFGLRNYVESFFSLLKRRTKTFSNRFPNNSKFDTVISWIKSFMMFYNWILSIT; this is encoded by the coding sequence ATGAAGCTCGCAATAGATGTAATAAAGGAGAGAATCGAAGAGAAGAAGCTTTTTAAGAGGAATAGGAAGTCGATAGAAGTTAAAATCTTAGCAGGGCTTTTATACTACCTCGGGTTATCGTTGAGGAAGACGAGTTTATTTCTCTCCCAATTCGAAAGTATAAGCCACGAGTCAGTTAGAGTTTATTATCACAAGATTAAAGAGGTTTTAAACAAGCCTGAGAAGACTGTAAGAAGGTTAATTGCAATCGACGAGACTAAACTAAAGGTCGGAGATAAGAATATTTACGTATGGTCTGCTATTGACGTTGAATCGAAGGAATGCTTGGGAGTTTATATATCAAAAACAAGAAATTACCTCGATACTATATTATTCGTTAGGAGTATATTAAAATTTTGCTCGAATAAGCCCAAGATTTTAGTCGATGGTGGAAAATGGTATCCGTGGGCATTGCAGAAGTTGGGCTTAAAATTTGAAAGAGTCCGATTCGGACTGAGAAATTATGTAGAAAGCTTCTTCTCACTACTCAAACGAAGAACAAAAACATTCTCCAACAGATTCCCAAATAATAGTAAGTTCGATACAGTTATCAGTTGGATAAAAAGCTTCATGATGTTCTATAACTGGATACTATCGATAACTTGA
- a CDS encoding TIGR00269 family protein: MICSCGNEAFYYQRYSNKYLCKECFKKDIERRAKKVLGKDIIRNNVKIGIGISGGKDSLVMACILKKLFKHIPNAKLICFFVDEGIKGFREKAKEYIKEFCEEQGLELKIIKFEDEIGYTLDEIVKNDYLSELNIGRPCSFCGVVRRYLLNKHALKEGCDYLAIGHNLDDFCQTILMNYVEGNVKNIIQFGKEFEGEGFVKRIKPLKLIPEDEVRLYADINNIKYQKEPCPYSSLSYRHRMKKVIKVLEEDKPGVKFSILRGYEKLLKYMDVKEEVKRCEICGFPCSGNICKVCSWLIKLKEISKSE; this comes from the coding sequence ATGATATGCAGTTGTGGAAATGAAGCATTTTATTATCAAAGATATTCAAACAAGTATTTATGCAAAGAGTGCTTTAAAAAAGATATTGAAAGAAGAGCTAAAAAAGTTTTAGGAAAGGATATTATAAGAAATAATGTTAAAATAGGTATTGGGATTAGTGGTGGGAAGGATAGCTTAGTTATGGCATGTATTTTAAAAAAGCTCTTTAAGCATATCCCAAACGCTAAGCTAATTTGTTTTTTCGTTGATGAGGGAATAAAGGGATTTAGAGAAAAAGCTAAAGAATATATTAAAGAGTTTTGTGAAGAGCAAGGATTAGAGTTGAAGATTATAAAATTTGAAGATGAAATTGGCTATACTTTAGATGAAATTGTAAAAAATGATTACTTAAGTGAATTAAATATTGGAAGGCCATGTTCTTTTTGTGGAGTTGTTAGAAGGTATTTGTTAAATAAACATGCATTAAAAGAAGGCTGTGATTATTTAGCTATAGGGCATAATTTGGATGATTTCTGCCAAACAATTTTGATGAACTATGTTGAAGGAAATGTAAAAAATATTATTCAGTTTGGTAAAGAATTTGAAGGAGAAGGGTTTGTTAAGAGGATTAAACCTCTAAAATTAATCCCTGAAGATGAAGTTAGGTTGTATGCTGATATAAACAATATAAAGTATCAAAAAGAGCCCTGCCCTTACTCATCTCTATCTTATAGGCATAGAATGAAGAAGGTAATTAAAGTTTTAGAGGAAGATAAACCAGGAGTTAAGTTTAGCATACTAAGAGGTTATGAAAAGCTCTTGAAATATATGGATGTTAAAGAAGAGGTTAAAAGATGCGAGATTTGTGGATTTCCATGTAGTGGAAATATTTGTAAGGTATGTTCATGGCTCATAAAATTGAAAGAAATTAGTAAAAGTGAGTAA